A DNA window from Deltaproteobacteria bacterium contains the following coding sequences:
- a CDS encoding CoA activase, translating to MITAGLDIGAKTIKIVIMKDGVIIGRTLVMAGYDVRESLNRAWDEVLPKAGIGMKQIERIMATGAGKKEADRVPGQVSEVSAAAKGAIFLDNRVRTVIDVGAEEGRAIRINAEGKVVDFAINEKCAAGTGAFTEAMARALEIKLEELGPLSLQSTRAVAMNAQCAVFAESELVTLVHAKTPTPDMARAVHDAIADRVVSMVRRVGLEKEAMLIGGVAKNVGFLKSLNRELEMEVIVPEEPEFVSALGAALLAAGN from the coding sequence ATGATTACCGCAGGTTTAGATATTGGTGCCAAAACAATTAAGATTGTGATTATGAAAGACGGGGTGATTATCGGGCGGACCCTGGTTATGGCCGGTTACGACGTCCGGGAATCCTTAAATAGGGCCTGGGATGAAGTTTTGCCCAAGGCCGGTATCGGTATGAAACAGATAGAAAGAATCATGGCCACCGGGGCCGGCAAAAAGGAAGCGGATAGGGTCCCAGGACAAGTCTCCGAGGTCTCGGCAGCGGCCAAAGGGGCCATCTTTTTGGACAACCGGGTACGGACGGTTATTGATGTCGGGGCCGAGGAAGGACGGGCCATCAGGATCAATGCCGAGGGGAAAGTGGTGGACTTTGCCATCAATGAAAAATGTGCCGCCGGCACCGGGGCCTTTACCGAGGCTATGGCCCGGGCTTTGGAGATCAAGCTGGAAGAACTTGGACCGCTCTCTTTGCAATCCACCCGGGCCGTGGCCATGAACGCCCAGTGCGCGGTTTTTGCCGAATCGGAACTGGTGACCCTGGTCCATGCCAAAACCCCCACACCGGACATGGCCCGGGCCGTCCATGATGCCATTGCCGACCGGGTCGTTTCCATGGTCCGTCGGGTGGGCCTGGAGAAGGAGGCCATGCTCATCGGGGGGGTGGCCAAAAATGTGGGTTTTTTGAAATCCCTGAACAGGGAGTTGGAAATGGAAGTGATTGTCCCGGAAGAACCGGAATTCGTCAGTGCTCTAGGTGCGGCCTTGCTGGCGGCCGGCAATTAA
- a CDS encoding SAM-dependent methyltransferase, with amino-acid sequence MPVDFRDAAERHWEDAGHLLAETRLANADHLFGLSAECALKAVMLSMGMTLRPDGAPADRMHRVHINHLWNEFITFAHQRSGVHYISHLSGVLNPFANWDVNQRYDNRTGVTPVIAADHQQAAQMAKQVLDNAILNGDII; translated from the coding sequence ATGCCGGTTGATTTTCGTGATGCGGCAGAGCGCCATTGGGAAGACGCGGGGCATTTGTTAGCGGAAACAAGATTGGCAAATGCAGATCACTTGTTTGGCTTGTCCGCTGAATGCGCACTGAAGGCGGTTATGCTGTCAATGGGTATGACACTCAGACCGGATGGTGCCCCCGCGGATAGAATGCATCGTGTTCATATCAACCATTTGTGGAATGAATTTATCACGTTTGCTCATCAGAGGAGTGGCGTTCACTATATTTCCCATCTCTCTGGGGTCCTCAATCCTTTTGCGAATTGGGATGTCAATCAGCGTTACGATAATCGTACGGGGGTGACGCCCGTTATTGCCGCAGACCACCAACAGGCTGCCCAGATGGCCAAACAAGTCCTCGATAATGCCATTTTGAATGGAGATATCATATGA
- a CDS encoding DUF1819 family protein translates to MVIELLVPHRSRGTMEIDVREIEASLRKWVAEGKTSGAWGDSTILRVTQGVLSTLRDFGVLQGAVKKRIAPAYLSLQAFSYIVFYLKQHQPSGAKLLDLVDWKLFFLSREGVERFLLEAHQNGLLEYHVAGSVTRLTFPVGRPNRSKRISISWNSSSPSCTTLRTNCAEWQTFILILISTTA, encoded by the coding sequence GTGGTGATTGAGCTTCTGGTGCCACATAGATCCCGAGGCACCATGGAGATTGATGTTCGAGAGATTGAGGCATCGTTGAGAAAATGGGTTGCAGAGGGAAAGACTTCAGGTGCCTGGGGTGATTCCACCATACTAAGGGTGACACAAGGGGTGCTCTCAACACTCCGTGATTTTGGGGTTCTTCAGGGAGCGGTCAAAAAACGCATCGCCCCAGCCTATTTGTCCCTACAAGCGTTCTCTTACATCGTATTTTACTTGAAGCAACACCAACCATCGGGGGCCAAACTGCTTGACCTGGTTGATTGGAAACTGTTCTTTCTGTCGCGCGAGGGAGTAGAGCGCTTTCTTCTGGAAGCGCATCAGAATGGCCTGCTGGAGTATCACGTCGCTGGTAGCGTCACTCGCTTAACCTTCCCGGTCGGGAGGCCAAACAGATCGAAAAGGATATCGATCTCTTGGAACAGTTCATCTCCGAGCTGCACGACTTTGCGAACAAACTGCGCCGAGTGGCAAACCTTCATCTTGATTTTGATCTCAACGACGGCGTAA
- a CDS encoding tyrosine-protein kinase family protein, whose translation MTKQTSVLFENALEIAIDKTKNVGTVFGDKVVLIRDLRGRIRVVFPGRYKTLSNEQKAAVNKFSNEMAKVLGAYGFPPDRAVLYAGDLIQGDEILVSNDLRFLAEEGELKIWLLDRQIIGQDWSRAPLQRRTKNRRVTFFGIKGGVGRSTALVIWAWWLAKQGKKILVLDLDLESPGVSSTLLPQDYLSDYGIVDWFVEDGVGQADLVKNTMVSSSSLSMDLPGEIRIVPAFGRDTGDYLSKLARCYATFSGNSSIPWAERLQQMVEQMEKMEDPDLVILDSRAGLHDIAAVSVTRMDADAFLFAADSIQTWNAYAFLFRHWRNHPQVQEFRKKLQIVAGMIPETGRDEYLKRFRENSWDLFREHLYDEAGAQTTDVFSFDVDNEEAPHYPLPVYWNRALQEFDPLRNNIGIDEQIAEAAMGKFMNEAETMVFKEEEDA comes from the coding sequence ATGACTAAACAGACGTCGGTACTCTTTGAAAATGCTTTGGAGATTGCGATCGATAAGACTAAGAACGTCGGTACAGTCTTTGGCGATAAAGTTGTTTTGATTCGAGACCTGCGCGGACGAATCCGTGTGGTTTTTCCCGGGCGCTATAAGACGTTATCTAATGAGCAAAAAGCGGCCGTGAACAAGTTTAGCAACGAAATGGCAAAGGTTCTTGGCGCTTACGGTTTTCCGCCGGACAGAGCGGTTCTCTATGCAGGTGATCTTATCCAGGGTGACGAGATCCTTGTTTCCAATGACCTGCGGTTCCTCGCTGAGGAAGGAGAATTGAAGATTTGGCTTCTTGACCGACAGATCATCGGTCAGGATTGGTCGCGCGCCCCACTTCAGCGCAGAACAAAAAATCGCCGCGTTACTTTTTTCGGGATTAAGGGTGGTGTAGGACGTTCAACCGCGTTGGTGATTTGGGCCTGGTGGCTGGCCAAACAAGGGAAAAAAATTTTGGTATTGGATCTGGATCTGGAGTCTCCGGGAGTGAGCAGTACGCTACTGCCACAGGATTATTTGTCCGATTACGGCATCGTGGACTGGTTCGTAGAAGATGGCGTCGGTCAGGCTGATCTCGTAAAAAATACAATGGTCTCATCAAGTTCTCTATCTATGGATCTACCGGGGGAAATCCGAATTGTGCCTGCTTTCGGTAGAGATACAGGCGATTACCTGTCCAAGCTCGCCAGATGTTACGCCACATTCAGCGGAAATTCATCCATCCCCTGGGCCGAACGTCTGCAACAAATGGTTGAGCAGATGGAAAAAATGGAAGATCCAGATTTGGTAATATTAGACAGCCGGGCAGGTCTTCATGACATCGCTGCAGTATCCGTCACCAGGATGGACGCCGACGCCTTTCTCTTTGCCGCTGATTCGATCCAGACTTGGAATGCTTATGCTTTCCTGTTTAGACACTGGCGGAATCACCCGCAAGTTCAAGAATTCAGGAAAAAATTGCAAATAGTGGCCGGAATGATACCGGAGACTGGGCGCGATGAGTATCTGAAAAGGTTCCGAGAAAATTCCTGGGACCTATTTAGGGAGCATCTTTATGATGAAGCGGGCGCGCAAACTACAGATGTCTTCAGCTTTGATGTGGACAATGAAGAGGCGCCTCATTACCCGTTGCCTGTCTATTGGAATCGGGCATTGCAGGAATTCGACCCTTTGCGAAATAACATCGGCATTGACGAACAGATTGCAGAAGCGGCCATGGGAAAGTTCATGAATGAGGCTGAAACCATGGTGTTTAAAGAGGAGGAAGACGCATGA